A genome region from uncultured Roseibium sp. includes the following:
- a CDS encoding energy-coupling factor transporter transmembrane protein EcfT produces the protein MISVYLPGNSWIHRMPVRLKLLVLAAVTMVILPVHDPLVLGLVLAGVLGLYATLGPEGLKQVLLLKPLVFLLLFIFLLHGISGSWVEGLVAVQRLVSMVLLANLVSVTTRMDDMLEAVRPLFYPLKVFGVSPKKPALAVALVIRFAPVLLSVYSSLAEAYRARTGKRGSWRLIAPFALQALKMSENVAEALTARGGAQGLVTEISPNPEKRRRILKRNS, from the coding sequence GTGATCTCCGTCTACCTGCCCGGCAACAGTTGGATCCACCGGATGCCGGTTCGTCTCAAGCTTCTGGTGCTTGCCGCAGTTACCATGGTGATCCTGCCGGTGCATGATCCTCTTGTTTTGGGCTTAGTACTCGCGGGTGTCCTTGGCCTTTACGCCACACTCGGACCGGAGGGATTAAAGCAGGTCCTGCTTTTAAAACCATTGGTGTTCCTTCTCCTGTTCATCTTTCTTCTGCACGGGATCAGCGGGTCCTGGGTGGAAGGTCTTGTGGCCGTGCAGCGCCTTGTTTCCATGGTGCTGCTCGCCAATCTCGTATCCGTCACCACCCGCATGGACGACATGCTGGAAGCGGTCAGGCCGCTCTTCTATCCGCTGAAGGTTTTCGGTGTTTCGCCGAAGAAGCCGGCGCTCGCCGTGGCCCTGGTGATCCGTTTTGCACCGGTGCTGCTCTCTGTATACTCCTCCCTGGCGGAAGCCTACCGGGCCCGCACGGGCAAACGTGGCAGCTGGCGGCTGATCGCTCCCTTCGCGCTGCAGGCGCTCAAAATGTCGGAGAATGTCGCCGAAGCGCTAACGGCGCGCGGCGGCGCACAGGGTCTGGTCACGGAAATTTCCCCGAACCCGGAGAAGAGACGCCGGATACTGAAAAGGAACTCATGA
- a CDS encoding 3-keto-5-aminohexanoate cleavage protein, which produces MVAPNGARKMKSDHPALPITVEETVRAAKASFEAGARGLHAHVRDRQGKHVLDAGLYRALLKEMAEAVPGMYVQITTEAVGIYSPEEQRALVRDVMPDAVSIALREMCPDEETGEARSFYHWAAEARIAVQHILYSPEDVDRFLHFAADGVIPGPSAQVLFVLGRYADNQESTPEDLDPFLMELARCPADLNLDWAICAFGHRETDCLVYAMEKGGKARIGFENGLWNRDGALAADNADRVRDLVAAVKAG; this is translated from the coding sequence ATGGTGGCTCCCAACGGGGCTCGTAAAATGAAGAGCGATCACCCGGCCCTGCCGATTACCGTCGAAGAGACGGTTCGGGCGGCAAAGGCCAGTTTCGAAGCGGGGGCCCGAGGGCTGCATGCCCATGTACGCGACCGGCAAGGCAAACATGTTCTCGATGCCGGTCTCTACCGCGCGCTTTTAAAGGAAATGGCGGAGGCCGTTCCGGGCATGTATGTCCAGATCACGACCGAGGCTGTTGGCATATACAGTCCCGAGGAACAGCGGGCGCTGGTTCGCGATGTCATGCCGGATGCCGTGTCCATTGCCCTTCGGGAAATGTGTCCGGATGAGGAGACCGGCGAGGCCCGGTCCTTTTATCATTGGGCGGCCGAAGCCCGGATTGCCGTGCAGCATATTCTCTACAGTCCGGAAGATGTCGACCGGTTCCTGCACTTCGCGGCGGACGGCGTGATCCCCGGCCCGTCTGCACAGGTCCTGTTCGTTCTGGGACGCTATGCCGATAATCAGGAGAGTACTCCTGAGGATCTCGACCCTTTCCTTATGGAACTCGCCCGGTGCCCGGCCGATCTGAACCTCGACTGGGCCATCTGTGCCTTCGGTCACCGGGAGACGGACTGCCTCGTCTACGCAATGGAAAAGGGCGGCAAGGCCCGGATCGGTTTCGAAAACGGCCTGTGGAACCGGGACGGGGCGCTTGCCGCCGATAACGCGGATCGCGTCCGCGATCTGGTGGCAGCCGTGAAAGCAGGTTAG
- a CDS encoding LysE family transporter: MPDASTLTAFALFVAVMTGTPGPGNLTFMAIGATSGYRTAFPVIMASQIGSIFLNMCVGYGLGQAMAGGGPLVIAFKALSMVYMTYLAWRIVSLSIRPKGEVTLPSFWEGLLIHPLSPKTWAMSLVAYTTFFAGNGLGLTENALVLTGGFILGGTIAHSIWALLGVSILAFLGEGPVLRTTTILMAAGMLAATVWALLL; the protein is encoded by the coding sequence ATGCCGGACGCATCGACCCTGACCGCTTTCGCCCTTTTCGTCGCCGTGATGACCGGAACGCCCGGCCCCGGTAACCTGACCTTCATGGCCATCGGCGCGACCTCCGGTTACCGGACGGCCTTCCCGGTCATCATGGCCTCGCAGATCGGCTCCATCTTTCTCAACATGTGCGTCGGTTACGGACTGGGTCAGGCCATGGCCGGCGGCGGGCCGCTGGTCATTGCGTTCAAGGCGCTCAGCATGGTCTACATGACCTATCTCGCCTGGCGGATCGTCTCCCTCAGCATCAGGCCGAAGGGCGAGGTCACGCTGCCGAGTTTCTGGGAAGGCCTGCTGATCCATCCGCTCAGCCCGAAAACCTGGGCCATGAGCCTGGTCGCCTACACGACCTTTTTTGCCGGCAACGGCCTCGGCCTGACGGAAAACGCGCTCGTCCTGACCGGCGGGTTCATTCTTGGCGGCACGATTGCCCATTCGATCTGGGCCCTGCTCGGCGTATCGATCCTGGCGTTTCTCGGCGAAGGCCCGGTCCTGCGTACGACCACGATCCTGATGGCGGCGGGCATGCTGGCCGCCACGGTCTGGGCCTTGTTGCTGTAA
- a CDS encoding ArsC family reductase, which yields MKVYGIKNCDTVKKARKFLEEAGVDYTFHDYKKEGVDAEKLAVFVGEFGWDTVLNRKGTTWRKLDDEIKETVTDPASAIALMIENPSMIKRPIVEGETKNFIGFDPVAWEMALELGELK from the coding sequence ATGAAGGTCTACGGCATCAAGAATTGCGACACGGTCAAGAAGGCGCGCAAGTTTCTCGAGGAAGCCGGAGTGGACTACACCTTCCATGACTACAAGAAGGAAGGGGTCGATGCCGAAAAGCTTGCCGTCTTCGTCGGTGAATTCGGCTGGGACACCGTGCTCAACCGGAAGGGCACCACCTGGCGCAAGCTGGACGACGAGATCAAGGAAACGGTTACCGACCCCGCGAGCGCCATCGCGCTGATGATCGAGAACCCGTCGATGATCAAGCGGCCGATCGTCGAGGGCGAAACGAAGAACTTCATCGGCTTCGATCCGGTCGCCTGGGAAATGGCGCTGGAACTCGGGGAATTGAAATAG
- a CDS encoding adenylate/guanylate cyclase domain-containing protein, with amino-acid sequence MPPSKAKHPPGAGTLEQQIRLIAGLILFVFVFFHFLNHALGNISLAAMDWGDNLRARIGQTTVGIWVLYIALVTHAALALWKTARRRTWRMPIWEAVQLLLGLLIPYVLIKHIFGTRGAMVKFDSYIDYRHELSALWPADALWQSGLLLIVWIHGCIGLHYWLRMKSWYARLRTPLFSLAVLVPTLALTGWITAARHLVLENGQKINITPAQKAELLAMIQDVRIGFYGLVAAIILLFLLRKAIAYFRRRISIRYLNGREIKAAPGPTLLEISRMKGIPHMSICGGRARCSTCRTLILSGAADLSEPGRTEAHVLKRIGASANVRLACQLRPRSDMVVRPLFSPGRAIGRDGLHDRYRWGVEQKVAVMFIDLRGFTSLSEGKLPFDVVFILNRYVDGVVRIIGKNGGMVDKVMGDGIMALFAVDAPFASGVRSAVATISDLTEELQRVNADLADHLHAPLRVAIGLHGGTAILGRIGLDGKSGVASSLTALGDVVNVASRLEGVSKEENAMAAISSEILEAAGLEINGNVTRRSVVVRGRQAPLDVICISETDILRETLRA; translated from the coding sequence ATGCCACCGTCGAAGGCGAAACATCCTCCAGGGGCCGGAACCCTGGAACAACAGATCCGCCTCATTGCCGGCCTGATCCTTTTTGTTTTCGTCTTTTTTCATTTCCTCAACCATGCGCTCGGCAATATCTCGCTGGCGGCGATGGACTGGGGCGATAACCTGCGCGCCCGGATCGGGCAGACAACCGTCGGAATATGGGTTCTCTATATCGCGCTCGTGACCCATGCAGCCCTGGCGTTGTGGAAAACCGCCCGCAGACGAACCTGGCGCATGCCGATCTGGGAAGCAGTCCAGCTCTTGCTCGGACTGCTTATTCCTTATGTGCTGATCAAGCATATCTTCGGCACCCGCGGCGCGATGGTCAAATTCGACTCCTATATCGACTACCGGCACGAATTGTCCGCGCTGTGGCCGGCGGATGCGCTGTGGCAAAGCGGGCTTCTGCTGATCGTCTGGATCCATGGCTGCATCGGCCTGCACTACTGGTTGCGGATGAAGAGCTGGTATGCCCGTTTAAGGACACCGCTTTTCAGCCTGGCCGTCCTTGTGCCTACCCTTGCTCTGACCGGCTGGATCACGGCGGCACGGCACCTGGTTCTGGAAAACGGCCAGAAGATTAACATCACCCCCGCGCAGAAAGCGGAACTCCTGGCCATGATCCAGGATGTCCGGATCGGTTTTTATGGCCTTGTGGCCGCGATCATCCTTCTATTCCTGCTCCGTAAGGCGATCGCATACTTCCGGCGCCGGATCTCGATCCGCTATCTCAACGGCCGCGAGATCAAGGCGGCTCCGGGCCCGACCCTGCTGGAAATCAGCCGGATGAAGGGCATCCCGCATATGTCGATCTGCGGCGGACGCGCCCGCTGCTCCACCTGCCGGACCCTGATCCTGTCCGGGGCCGCAGACCTGAGTGAACCGGGGCGCACGGAAGCACACGTCCTCAAGCGAATCGGTGCCAGCGCCAACGTCCGCCTCGCCTGCCAGCTGCGTCCGCGGAGCGACATGGTCGTCCGTCCGCTCTTTTCTCCCGGCAGGGCCATCGGCCGCGACGGACTGCACGACCGCTATCGCTGGGGTGTAGAGCAGAAAGTGGCGGTGATGTTCATCGACCTGCGCGGCTTTACCTCTCTCAGCGAAGGCAAATTGCCCTTCGACGTGGTCTTCATCCTGAACCGCTACGTCGACGGCGTCGTCCGCATCATCGGCAAGAACGGTGGCATGGTGGACAAGGTCATGGGCGACGGGATCATGGCCCTGTTCGCCGTCGATGCGCCGTTTGCGAGCGGAGTCCGGTCGGCCGTCGCGACCATTTCCGACCTGACGGAAGAACTTCAGCGCGTGAATGCGGACCTTGCGGACCATCTCCACGCACCCCTGCGGGTGGCGATCGGCCTGCACGGCGGGACAGCCATTCTTGGACGCATCGGCCTTGATGGCAAAAGCGGGGTCGCTTCGAGCCTGACGGCGCTTGGAGATGTGGTCAACGTCGCCAGCCGCCTGGAAGGCGTCTCCAAGGAGGAAAATGCAATGGCGGCCATTTCCAGCGAGATCCTTGAGGCCGCCGGCCTTGAGATCAACGGAAACGTCACGAGACGTTCGGTGGTGGTGAGAGGCAGGCAGGCTCCGCTTGATGTCATCTGCATTTCCGAAACCGACATCCTTCGTGAAACCTTGCGCGCCTGA
- a CDS encoding FAD-binding oxidoreductase, with amino-acid sequence MSVSAALMDELKGLELAEDAATLRLKSRDFFWFSPVLKRQLDACRADLVVRPKTREEVLQFAAIAAKTRTTVTVRGGGTGNYGQAVPLEGGIVLDMGALNRVLDVQPGVGTFEAGATMLDIDKALAPEGWELRFYPSTRKQATIGGFVAGGAAGAGSCTWGQLGDPGAVIAVEVVTVEEEPKVIRLEGRDVLKVLHAYGINGIILSVTVPLAPAHPWAERIIAFPDLRSAAAFGQTFTESDGIAKKLVSVFDPAIPPKLGRVGKLVPEGRAAAIVMVSEPQAEAMAALAHDFGGTVVFERGAAEAQAAAFEGTGSYGPLYEYTWNHTTLHALKRDPAITYLQVKFPAENSLEVLTCLAETFGEEVLMHLEFQRRFGKVAFSALPLVSYTTDERLAEIITTINATGALVSDPHSYVLNNAGWKRIDAPQPEFKRLADPHGLMNPGKLAV; translated from the coding sequence ATGTCAGTGTCGGCTGCGTTGATGGATGAACTGAAAGGTCTGGAGTTGGCAGAGGACGCTGCGACGCTTCGGCTCAAGAGCCGCGACTTTTTCTGGTTCTCTCCGGTGCTCAAGAGGCAGCTCGACGCATGCCGCGCGGATCTGGTTGTCCGGCCGAAGACCCGGGAAGAAGTGCTTCAATTCGCGGCGATTGCCGCAAAAACGCGCACGACCGTCACCGTCCGGGGCGGCGGCACCGGCAATTACGGTCAGGCCGTTCCGCTGGAAGGCGGCATCGTTCTCGACATGGGTGCGCTGAACCGGGTTCTTGACGTGCAGCCGGGTGTCGGCACCTTCGAAGCGGGCGCGACCATGCTCGACATCGACAAGGCGCTGGCGCCCGAAGGCTGGGAACTGCGATTTTATCCTTCGACGCGGAAACAGGCGACCATCGGCGGCTTCGTTGCCGGGGGGGCGGCCGGCGCCGGGTCCTGCACCTGGGGACAACTTGGCGACCCGGGCGCGGTGATTGCCGTCGAGGTGGTCACCGTGGAAGAGGAGCCGAAGGTCATTCGGCTGGAAGGCCGCGATGTGCTCAAGGTCCTGCATGCCTATGGCATCAACGGCATTATCCTGTCCGTGACCGTTCCACTCGCACCCGCCCATCCCTGGGCCGAACGGATCATTGCCTTTCCGGATCTGAGATCCGCAGCGGCGTTCGGCCAGACCTTCACCGAATCCGACGGCATCGCCAAGAAGCTCGTGTCGGTGTTCGATCCGGCGATCCCGCCGAAACTCGGCCGGGTCGGCAAGCTGGTGCCGGAGGGGCGGGCGGCGGCCATCGTCATGGTCAGCGAGCCCCAGGCCGAGGCCATGGCGGCACTCGCACACGATTTTGGCGGAACTGTCGTCTTCGAACGGGGCGCGGCGGAGGCACAGGCCGCCGCCTTTGAAGGCACAGGCAGCTATGGCCCGCTCTACGAATACACCTGGAACCACACGACCCTGCATGCCCTGAAACGGGATCCGGCGATCACCTATCTGCAGGTCAAATTCCCGGCGGAGAACAGCTTGGAGGTTCTCACGTGCCTTGCGGAAACCTTCGGTGAAGAAGTCCTCATGCACCTGGAATTCCAGCGCCGATTCGGAAAGGTGGCCTTTTCCGCCCTGCCTCTGGTCAGCTACACCACCGATGAAAGGCTGGCCGAGATCATCACGACCATCAATGCGACCGGTGCGCTGGTGTCCGATCCGCACAGCTATGTGCTCAACAATGCGGGCTGGAAACGGATCGATGCGCCGCAACCGGAGTTCAAGCGCCTGGCCGATCCGCATGGATTGATGAATCCGGGCAAGCTGGCTGTCTGA
- a CDS encoding ABC transporter ATP-binding protein, translating into MNKQATGTGPVRNLKGDMAFWTPRKNRREEGQRFDPALAEFAVLEDVGLVLGNHEVLKGISLSLSERRIGIVGLNGSGKSSLVRLLNGLHLPGRGRVRIFGAETTSVRAQLPRHVGFVFQNPDHQAIFPTVEEEIAFGLTQLGADKQAARDGATDFLKRHHCEALAKKPFAELSEGQKQLVCILAVLVMQPELLVLDEPMASLDGLASRRILQKLQSLDQKIVLISHDLSVFDGYDRVVWLEDGRVRMDGVPGDVLPAYVADLDRRADAATDEVDL; encoded by the coding sequence GTGAATAAGCAGGCGACCGGCACAGGACCGGTAAGGAACCTGAAAGGCGACATGGCGTTCTGGACCCCACGCAAGAACAGGCGGGAAGAAGGGCAGCGTTTCGATCCGGCGCTGGCCGAGTTTGCCGTCCTTGAAGACGTTGGCCTGGTCTTGGGCAACCACGAGGTTCTCAAGGGTATTTCCCTTTCCCTGTCCGAACGCCGTATCGGTATTGTCGGCCTGAACGGATCGGGCAAGAGCAGCCTGGTCCGTCTGCTGAACGGCCTGCATCTGCCCGGTCGCGGCCGTGTGCGGATATTCGGCGCGGAAACGACGTCGGTCCGGGCGCAACTGCCACGCCACGTGGGCTTCGTTTTCCAGAACCCGGACCATCAGGCGATTTTTCCGACCGTGGAAGAGGAAATCGCCTTCGGACTGACCCAGCTCGGCGCCGACAAGCAGGCGGCGCGAGACGGGGCAACGGATTTCCTGAAACGGCATCACTGCGAGGCGCTCGCCAAAAAACCCTTCGCGGAACTGTCCGAAGGCCAGAAGCAGCTTGTCTGCATCCTGGCGGTTCTCGTCATGCAGCCGGAACTGCTCGTTCTCGATGAACCCATGGCGAGCCTCGATGGTCTGGCGTCCCGCCGCATCCTGCAGAAGTTACAATCGCTCGATCAGAAGATCGTCCTGATCAGCCACGATCTGTCCGTCTTTGACGGGTACGACCGCGTGGTCTGGCTGGAGGACGGGCGTGTGCGCATGGACGGCGTCCCGGGCGATGTCCTGCCGGCCTATGTGGCCGATCTCGACAGAAGGGCCGATGCCGCAACGGACGAGGTGGACCTGTGA
- a CDS encoding PLP-dependent aminotransferase family protein — protein MWVPDITNADGPIYLAIADAIETDIGTGALARGDRLPPQRELAYQLGITLGTVTRAYREAERRRLLRGETGRGTYVAPETQAVSPLIPNEDGDEDLDLARNFAYPHLNPSLSEGLIRLARTPGIDRLNGFVPSEGLRSHRETGALLFEKFGLEADPDRVALTCGAQHGIQILLQALFRPGDAVAVDAFTYPSILNSAPHLGLRLVPVPAVCAPDGDYLAMDPDALYEAVRQHGVKGVFLMPNMQNPTTHTMSLAERQALVGVARKAGLKIIEDDPYTPFVTESLPAFGKLAPELTASIASISKLISPGSRIGFVHVPASYGASVRNLIGESTWMASPITAELIGGWIRDGSLEKVLAAKRRANRKRYEQAVERLGADRLQGGEDKVFAWLRLTDGVDPDAVEATLAHQGLSILSSRYFQTPGQKLAPYMRVTFGSIVEDGKFTDALDRVAATIARFAKGPERSQPVG, from the coding sequence ATGTGGGTGCCTGACATCACAAACGCCGACGGCCCGATCTATCTCGCCATCGCCGATGCCATCGAAACCGATATCGGTACCGGTGCCCTGGCGAGAGGCGATCGGCTGCCGCCCCAGCGCGAGCTTGCCTATCAGCTCGGCATTACCCTCGGCACGGTGACGCGGGCGTATCGGGAAGCCGAACGTCGCCGCCTGTTGCGCGGCGAAACCGGACGGGGAACCTATGTCGCGCCGGAAACCCAGGCGGTCTCGCCGCTGATCCCCAATGAGGATGGCGACGAAGACCTGGATCTTGCCCGGAACTTCGCCTATCCGCATCTCAATCCGAGCCTGAGCGAAGGCCTGATCCGGCTGGCGCGCACGCCCGGCATCGACCGGCTCAATGGCTTCGTGCCCTCCGAGGGCCTGAGATCGCACCGCGAAACCGGGGCGCTGCTGTTTGAAAAATTCGGCCTTGAAGCCGACCCGGACCGGGTCGCGCTGACCTGCGGTGCCCAGCACGGGATCCAGATCCTGCTGCAGGCGCTGTTCCGGCCGGGCGATGCGGTGGCTGTGGATGCCTTCACCTATCCGTCGATCCTGAATTCCGCGCCCCATCTCGGACTGCGTCTCGTACCCGTTCCCGCAGTATGCGCGCCGGACGGAGACTATCTTGCGATGGACCCGGATGCGCTTTACGAAGCGGTGCGCCAGCACGGGGTCAAGGGCGTCTTCCTGATGCCTAATATGCAGAATCCCACCACCCACACCATGAGCCTGGCCGAACGCCAGGCGCTGGTTGGTGTTGCCCGCAAGGCGGGCCTCAAGATCATCGAGGACGACCCCTATACGCCGTTCGTCACCGAGAGCCTGCCCGCCTTCGGTAAACTGGCCCCGGAACTGACCGCATCGATTGCCAGTATTTCCAAGCTGATCTCGCCGGGCAGCCGGATCGGCTTCGTCCATGTGCCTGCTTCCTACGGCGCCTCGGTTCGAAACCTGATCGGCGAAAGCACATGGATGGCCTCGCCGATCACCGCGGAACTGATCGGCGGTTGGATCCGCGACGGTTCGCTGGAAAAGGTGCTGGCAGCCAAACGTCGGGCGAACCGGAAACGCTATGAACAGGCGGTGGAGCGGTTGGGTGCCGACAGGCTGCAGGGGGGCGAAGACAAGGTCTTCGCCTGGTTGCGCCTGACCGATGGCGTCGATCCGGATGCGGTCGAGGCGACGCTCGCCCATCAGGGCCTGTCGATCCTGTCGTCACGCTATTTCCAGACACCGGGACAGAAGCTTGCGCCCTACATGCGCGTGACCTTCGGCTCCATCGTGGAAGACGGAAAGTTCACAGATGCGCTCGACCGAGTAGCGGCAACGATCGCCCGTTTCGCGAAAGGCCCCGAACGGTCCCAGCCGGTTGGATAG
- a CDS encoding D-Ala-D-Ala carboxypeptidase family metallohydrolase: protein MARLRPITLAVLIAIAPALAGCGTVAGVTGLGWMTGSNNNVHYNDTEWCVPRKLKKVLNRVSERYGRVTVTSTKRWWLENWWKGGAGDSYHLNCRAVDFNVRGNPSSVIAFLKRQKEVGGYKHYRSGHYHIDVGPRRTW, encoded by the coding sequence ATGGCGCGTCTCCGACCGATCACACTGGCTGTTCTGATTGCAATTGCACCGGCGCTTGCCGGTTGCGGCACCGTCGCCGGCGTGACCGGCCTCGGCTGGATGACCGGCTCCAACAACAACGTGCACTACAACGATACGGAGTGGTGCGTACCGCGAAAGCTGAAAAAGGTCCTGAACCGGGTGTCCGAACGTTACGGCCGGGTTACGGTCACCTCGACCAAGCGCTGGTGGCTGGAGAACTGGTGGAAGGGCGGTGCGGGTGATTCCTATCACCTGAACTGCCGTGCGGTGGATTTCAACGTTCGCGGCAATCCGTCATCGGTGATCGCCTTCCTGAAGAGACAGAAGGAAGTCGGCGGCTACAAGCACTATCGCTCCGGCCATTATCACATCGACGTCGGTCCAAGGCGGACCTGGTAG
- a CDS encoding LysR family transcriptional regulator, with the protein MPEPLPPVAAIRVFEAVCRHMSFTRAGAELGMTQAAVSYQIKVLEERLGAALFRRLPRRIELTEIGAQLAPRVTDAFSTLRDAFDGVRQAGQGTLTILCSSTFAIFWLSERLGGFQLENPGLAVRLIPYARSIESPGSELTAAETPSADVLITAGRRPKGSLRFHQLVPCRFTPMVSPGLAESIGGIHIPEDLLKLPIIDPHDAWWADWFHAAGVSCAGLADTPAARMGSQALEAQRAIAGQGVAILTPFFYRDALAKGQLIQPFDLECETDGGWTLSYPENRRNAGKIRAFRDWLLENISRDLKRTA; encoded by the coding sequence ATGCCCGAACCGCTTCCCCCTGTCGCCGCAATCCGGGTCTTCGAGGCGGTCTGCCGCCACATGAGTTTCACGCGCGCGGGCGCGGAGCTCGGCATGACCCAGGCCGCCGTCAGTTATCAGATCAAGGTGCTCGAGGAGCGTCTAGGCGCAGCCCTGTTTCGGCGCCTGCCGCGACGGATCGAACTGACCGAGATCGGCGCACAGCTGGCGCCCCGGGTCACGGACGCGTTTTCAACGCTCCGCGACGCCTTTGACGGAGTGCGCCAGGCCGGCCAGGGAACCCTGACGATCCTGTGCAGCTCGACCTTCGCAATCTTCTGGCTGTCGGAACGCCTCGGCGGCTTTCAGCTTGAAAACCCCGGCCTGGCCGTCCGGCTCATTCCCTATGCCCGCTCGATTGAATCTCCAGGTTCCGAACTGACCGCGGCGGAAACGCCTTCCGCCGATGTGCTGATCACCGCCGGCAGGCGGCCGAAAGGGTCCCTGCGCTTTCATCAGCTCGTGCCTTGCAGGTTCACGCCCATGGTGTCGCCGGGGCTTGCCGAAAGCATTGGCGGCATCCACATCCCGGAGGACCTCCTCAAACTGCCGATCATCGATCCGCACGACGCTTGGTGGGCCGACTGGTTCCATGCCGCCGGGGTCTCCTGTGCAGGGCTGGCGGATACCCCCGCAGCACGCATGGGATCGCAGGCGCTGGAGGCGCAAAGGGCGATTGCCGGGCAGGGGGTCGCGATCCTGACACCATTCTTCTACCGCGACGCTCTCGCCAAAGGCCAGTTGATCCAGCCGTTCGACCTCGAATGCGAAACCGATGGGGGCTGGACACTGAGCTATCCTGAAAACCGCCGGAACGCGGGAAAAATCCGCGCCTTCCGGGACTGGCTCCTGGAAAATATTTCAAGAGACCTGAAACGGACCGCCTAA
- a CDS encoding biotin transporter BioY produces MTDRSLVQIAFYAALIAALGLLPKVDLPFGVPITAQTLGVMLAGVMLGPVRGALAMLLFLFLIALGAPLLAGGRGGLGVFASPTVGFLIGFPIGAFVAGLIMQRTKALSVIPAAALAALIGGVGVVYLFGVPGMAYMAKMSLVDASKICAAFIPGDLIKVAITAVVAETIARGLPRALLSRT; encoded by the coding sequence ATGACTGACCGTTCGCTGGTCCAGATCGCATTTTATGCAGCCCTGATCGCAGCTCTTGGCCTGCTGCCGAAAGTCGACCTTCCTTTCGGCGTGCCGATTACAGCGCAGACACTCGGCGTTATGCTGGCCGGTGTCATGCTCGGCCCGGTCCGTGGAGCCCTTGCAATGCTTCTGTTCCTGTTTCTTATCGCGCTCGGGGCGCCGCTCCTGGCGGGCGGACGCGGGGGGCTCGGCGTTTTTGCCTCGCCGACCGTTGGTTTTCTGATCGGCTTTCCCATCGGAGCTTTTGTCGCCGGTCTGATCATGCAGCGAACGAAGGCGCTGTCGGTCATTCCGGCCGCCGCCCTGGCCGCTCTCATTGGCGGGGTCGGGGTAGTCTATCTGTTCGGCGTTCCGGGGATGGCTTATATGGCCAAAATGTCCCTGGTTGATGCGTCGAAAATTTGTGCGGCGTTTATCCCCGGCGACCTGATCAAGGTCGCGATCACCGCCGTCGTTGCCGAAACGATTGCCCGCGGCCTTCCCCGGGCCTTGCTGTCGCGCACCTGA